In a genomic window of Glaciimonas sp. PCH181:
- a CDS encoding (2Fe-2S)-binding protein, with protein MTLKKTVRLIVNGTSYQRDVEPRMLLSDFLRHELSLTGTHVGCEHGVCGACTILLDGAPVRSCLTFAIQVEGKEVRTVESLATNELIEERKNSMGNVEEARPITDTLSVLQASFWEHQGLQCGFCTPGVLMTMEALLTENCDPTREQVRDALSGHICRCTGYHDIVDSVMTAAKVKRSLANTGVSNQDLLRRAFLAE; from the coding sequence ATGACACTAAAAAAGACAGTCCGGCTAATAGTGAACGGGACCTCCTATCAAAGAGATGTGGAGCCTCGAATGCTGCTCTCAGATTTCCTTCGTCACGAGCTTTCGCTTACCGGTACACACGTCGGTTGTGAACATGGCGTTTGTGGCGCCTGCACCATTTTGCTAGACGGAGCACCAGTGCGGTCATGCCTAACCTTCGCGATCCAAGTTGAGGGGAAGGAAGTGCGTACGGTTGAGTCCTTGGCGACGAACGAGCTGATCGAAGAGCGCAAGAATTCTATGGGAAACGTCGAGGAGGCGAGGCCGATTACCGATACTTTAAGCGTTCTTCAAGCGTCTTTTTGGGAGCATCAAGGTTTGCAATGTGGTTTTTGCACCCCCGGCGTACTGATGACCATGGAGGCGCTTTTGACGGAGAACTGCGACCCTACAAGGGAGCAGGTGCGAGACGCATTGTCGGGTCATATTTGTCGTTGTACTGGGTACCACGACATTGTCGACTCAGTGATGACCGCTGCCAAGGTTAAGCGCTCCCTTGCGAACACCGGCGTTTCAAACCAGGACTTGCTCAGACGCGCATTTTTGGCCGAATAA
- a CDS encoding YCF48-related protein yields MNYKRFLNALTAFAAQCLFVLLVQDNVAAAAQSIPELHVQPAERAPGALNTTILAAARAGARIVAVGQRGVVLLSDNDGKTYRQAMSVPVSSTLTSVWFIDASTGWSVGDWGAIIKSTDGGETWVAQRSDTQVDQPLFSVYFKNGKEGWAVGLWSLMLHTTDSGANWAVVKLLPPAGAKKADRNLYAMFADTKGNLFVACEQGRVMRSSDGGVSWNYVETGYAGSFWSGIALRDGTILVGGLRGKIYRSANGGDTWAAVPTPYASSITGMQQLPDQSIRMVGLEGVTLSSHDDGMSFTGYQRPDRKTLTAVIDTQKGHSVLFSVDGPTASQ; encoded by the coding sequence TTGAACTACAAAAGATTTCTGAACGCTCTGACGGCATTTGCCGCGCAATGTCTTTTTGTTCTTCTTGTTCAAGACAATGTCGCCGCCGCTGCGCAATCTATTCCAGAACTGCATGTGCAGCCAGCGGAAAGAGCGCCGGGTGCGCTGAACACGACGATTTTGGCAGCAGCGCGGGCAGGGGCGCGCATCGTCGCGGTTGGTCAACGGGGGGTGGTGCTTCTTTCCGACAATGATGGCAAGACTTATCGCCAAGCGATGTCCGTTCCGGTTAGCTCGACGCTGACAAGTGTCTGGTTTATCGATGCAAGTACGGGATGGTCAGTCGGGGATTGGGGCGCAATCATTAAGTCAACTGATGGTGGAGAAACCTGGGTGGCGCAACGCAGCGATACGCAGGTTGACCAGCCTCTTTTCTCGGTCTATTTTAAGAACGGCAAGGAAGGCTGGGCAGTCGGCTTATGGTCCTTGATGCTTCACACAACCGACTCAGGCGCAAATTGGGCCGTCGTTAAATTACTACCACCTGCCGGCGCAAAAAAGGCCGACCGCAACCTATACGCAATGTTCGCTGACACAAAGGGAAATCTCTTTGTCGCTTGTGAACAGGGCAGGGTAATGCGTTCGAGCGATGGTGGCGTTAGCTGGAATTATGTCGAAACAGGATACGCAGGGTCTTTTTGGTCCGGTATCGCACTCCGGGACGGGACTATCCTCGTCGGCGGACTACGTGGGAAGATTTACCGTAGTGCCAACGGTGGGGACACCTGGGCCGCCGTGCCAACCCCTTATGCGAGCTCCATCACCGGCATGCAGCAACTTCCGGACCAGTCGATCCGGATGGTTGGTCTCGAGGGTGTGACGTTGAGCAGTCACGACGACGGGATGAGTTTCACCGGGTATCAAAGGCCCGATCGAAAGACGTTAACTGCTGTAATTGACACACAAAAGGGTCATTCAGTGCTGTTTTCGGTCGACGGCCCAACGGCTAGCCAATAA
- a CDS encoding RND family transporter has protein sequence MLNKSIQTLEKWLFSHRLIVLGVFSALTLFMAFFAVQLRMEAGFEKQIPIGHEYVQTFNRYRADLFGANRLTVVVKVKHGTIWTKEALGRVYAVTQAVTYMPNVDRLGVQSLWTPNSYVNEITEEGFRSQPIIPGTLTADHMTSENVDEIRRSASEGGFIGSLVSRDETSAMITAEIGEVGVDGKQIDYVEYNHLLEEKIRKPFEDSNYEIQIIGFAKQIGDIADGARAVLVFCAIALLLTALAVYWYCHSIQFTILPIICSLTSLVWQFGTLKLLGYGLDPLGVLVPFLVFAIGVSHGVQQINFITRELAMGNSTFNAARHSFTGLLIPGTLALVTALVSFVTLILIPIPMIRELAITASLGVGYKILTNLVMLPVAASCLSVDKAYADTAMTKREQRARWLKILSRVAEPKNAVVVLVIVAGVFAAAVWESRDRVVGTLEPGAPELRSDGRFNRDAVSIVNNFDIGLDWLSIVVEAPIDSCANPAVAVFGDQFSNAMKSTPGVVSVGSYSELMRTYNRGYNENFPKMDVVPIDPVNYAALSTEIGRAHGYLNKDCSMTGVHLYLSDHKATTINRVINAVKVFRRTHQVPGITIRLAAGNAGILAAIDDVVAKSELSMMLYVYAAIIILVFVVYRDFRAVIACCLPLTVGTSIGYWFMKTFDIGLTVATLPVMVLAVGIGVDYAFYIYNRLQANLAAGQKIVEALENAILEVGMATIFTAITLAIGVATWSFSALKFQADMGKLLAFMFIVNLIMAMTALPALAVVLEKIFPRRGKIRAPGMFSH, from the coding sequence GTGTTAAACAAGTCCATCCAAACCTTGGAGAAATGGCTCTTTTCTCACCGGTTGATCGTGTTAGGAGTGTTCTCTGCGCTCACACTCTTCATGGCGTTCTTTGCTGTGCAGTTGCGGATGGAGGCTGGCTTCGAAAAGCAAATTCCGATTGGGCACGAGTATGTTCAAACCTTCAATCGCTATCGGGCAGATTTATTTGGGGCAAACCGACTGACTGTCGTTGTGAAGGTAAAACACGGGACGATCTGGACCAAAGAGGCCTTGGGACGCGTTTATGCCGTGACGCAAGCCGTCACTTATATGCCCAATGTCGACCGGCTCGGCGTGCAGTCGTTGTGGACGCCAAACAGCTATGTCAACGAAATAACGGAGGAGGGATTCCGCTCACAGCCGATCATCCCGGGTACGCTCACTGCGGACCATATGACCTCGGAAAATGTCGACGAGATCCGGCGCTCTGCCTCAGAAGGCGGATTTATCGGTTCACTTGTCTCTCGAGACGAGACGAGTGCAATGATCACGGCGGAAATTGGAGAGGTCGGCGTTGATGGTAAGCAGATCGACTACGTCGAATACAACCACTTACTCGAAGAGAAAATTCGAAAGCCTTTTGAAGACAGTAACTACGAGATTCAAATCATCGGGTTCGCGAAACAAATTGGCGACATCGCTGATGGTGCACGGGCGGTTCTTGTGTTCTGTGCGATCGCTTTACTGCTTACCGCTCTGGCTGTGTATTGGTACTGTCATTCGATTCAATTCACGATTCTTCCGATCATTTGTTCGCTGACGTCGCTTGTCTGGCAGTTTGGCACGCTTAAGTTACTGGGCTATGGATTGGATCCGCTCGGCGTTCTCGTCCCATTTCTTGTGTTCGCAATTGGCGTGTCTCATGGCGTCCAGCAAATTAATTTCATCACGCGCGAGCTTGCGATGGGAAACTCGACGTTTAACGCCGCTCGGCATAGTTTTACGGGGCTTCTGATCCCTGGAACGCTCGCGCTTGTCACTGCGTTGGTGTCATTCGTGACATTGATTCTCATCCCGATTCCGATGATTCGGGAACTCGCCATTACGGCTTCACTCGGTGTCGGGTACAAGATCCTCACCAACCTGGTGATGCTACCCGTGGCCGCGTCATGTCTCAGCGTTGATAAGGCCTACGCCGATACAGCGATGACTAAACGTGAACAGCGTGCGCGCTGGCTCAAAATACTTTCCCGCGTTGCTGAGCCCAAGAACGCAGTAGTGGTCTTAGTCATTGTTGCTGGTGTCTTCGCCGCGGCCGTATGGGAAAGCCGTGATCGGGTTGTTGGAACCTTGGAGCCGGGCGCGCCAGAGCTTCGATCCGATGGGCGGTTCAATCGAGATGCGGTTTCGATTGTCAATAATTTTGATATCGGACTCGACTGGCTATCGATTGTCGTTGAGGCACCAATAGACTCGTGCGCGAACCCAGCGGTTGCCGTCTTCGGCGATCAATTTTCTAATGCTATGAAATCTACACCTGGTGTGGTGTCGGTCGGTTCCTATTCTGAATTGATGCGGACCTATAACCGGGGATATAACGAGAATTTTCCAAAAATGGATGTGGTTCCTATCGATCCTGTCAATTACGCGGCGCTGAGTACCGAGATCGGCCGGGCCCACGGATATTTGAACAAAGACTGCAGCATGACGGGGGTGCATCTGTACCTGTCTGACCATAAAGCGACGACGATTAATCGAGTGATCAATGCGGTTAAAGTATTTCGCCGCACGCATCAAGTGCCCGGAATCACCATACGCCTTGCAGCAGGCAATGCTGGAATTCTTGCAGCGATCGACGATGTCGTTGCGAAAAGCGAGCTATCGATGATGCTTTACGTCTACGCCGCCATCATCATTCTCGTGTTTGTTGTCTACCGGGATTTCCGTGCTGTCATTGCGTGCTGTCTTCCGCTCACCGTTGGGACGTCAATTGGCTACTGGTTTATGAAAACGTTTGATATCGGACTCACGGTTGCGACATTGCCTGTCATGGTCCTTGCGGTCGGAATCGGCGTGGACTACGCCTTTTATATCTACAACCGACTTCAGGCCAATTTGGCTGCGGGGCAGAAGATCGTAGAGGCGCTTGAAAATGCCATCTTAGAGGTTGGGATGGCGACCATTTTTACCGCCATCACATTGGCGATCGGGGTGGCGACATGGAGTTTCTCCGCCCTCAAGTTTCAAGCAGATATGGGAAAACTGCTGGCCTTCATGTTTATTGTTAATCTTATTATGGCCATGACGGCGCTTCCGGCACTGGCGGTCGTATTGGAAAAAATCTTTCCTCGCAGGGGAAAGATCAGAGCGCCGGGTATGTTCTCACATTGA
- a CDS encoding DUF1302 domain-containing protein, giving the protein MKNKCIGAAITALCGTLACMPTYAANYAVDTEFGPIQSAWVSNITAGAGIRMKNPSCSRTGDPNSFGCGASANTAQWANGDDGNLNYKRGQLFTGFISGTSELFVTAPQQGMKFLIRGTGMYDFAAGHTNRTELSSSAEGYVVSSVQLLDLWIQKEFEIGNQRSHLRFGNQVINWGESYFASGGINATNSVDIQKLLVPGTQLKQALIPAPMLEFASGLPGGFSTEAYVQFRWNANRYPPVGTYFSVSDVYLHGAQPGVFNATNFNVSGVDAGSIARGSGLNSRNQGIIGGINQDILNGKYPNLAGVPYTTVNPANTPQFGARLGYTPPGQNISYALYYENYTDKSPVLSYASLESSGQFNYLQRRQLFGVSANFPIGDWAIGTELSYRPRDAVALSGCFLAGAPADANTNLASGQCAAYKDNKKYQFDINAQIILTKSTFPQLKLIGADAATFTAELTYIKYPGVNPNKPINSTLNGQSVYQLTDAGYQTWLTNNAALGYPVVTGQGTSDSVGATLDFNWTYDGSLIPGWAVTPGVTFYDALYGYTPTFSANYLQGAKSLNFYVLFNQNPSVWQAGVNLTLYYGGNQLSQPYFDRNFIGFFATRNF; this is encoded by the coding sequence ATGAAAAATAAATGCATCGGGGCAGCAATTACAGCCTTGTGTGGCACGCTGGCGTGTATGCCGACCTATGCGGCTAACTACGCTGTTGATACTGAATTTGGACCAATTCAGTCGGCATGGGTGTCGAATATCACCGCTGGAGCTGGAATTCGGATGAAAAATCCGAGCTGCTCCCGTACCGGAGATCCCAATTCATTTGGCTGTGGAGCGAGTGCAAACACTGCTCAGTGGGCCAATGGTGACGATGGTAATCTGAACTATAAACGGGGTCAGCTTTTTACGGGTTTCATCAGTGGCACCTCGGAACTCTTCGTTACAGCGCCGCAACAAGGGATGAAATTCCTTATTCGTGGTACCGGGATGTACGATTTTGCGGCTGGACATACCAATCGCACGGAGCTGTCCAGTTCTGCAGAAGGATACGTCGTGTCGAGCGTCCAGTTGCTCGATCTTTGGATTCAAAAAGAGTTTGAGATTGGCAATCAGCGCTCGCATCTGCGTTTTGGAAACCAGGTAATCAATTGGGGCGAGAGTTATTTTGCCTCTGGCGGTATTAATGCGACAAACTCTGTCGACATTCAAAAATTATTGGTCCCGGGCACGCAACTCAAGCAAGCCCTCATTCCTGCGCCTATGCTTGAATTCGCTAGCGGATTGCCCGGCGGGTTCTCAACGGAAGCCTACGTGCAGTTTCGCTGGAATGCGAATCGCTACCCGCCTGTGGGAACTTACTTTTCAGTGTCGGACGTGTATTTGCACGGTGCGCAACCAGGCGTATTCAACGCCACCAATTTCAATGTGAGCGGCGTCGACGCGGGTTCGATTGCGCGGGGCAGTGGCTTGAATTCGCGTAATCAGGGGATTATCGGAGGGATCAATCAGGACATTCTCAACGGAAAATATCCGAATTTGGCCGGCGTGCCGTATACCACGGTTAACCCCGCCAACACACCGCAGTTCGGTGCGCGTTTGGGATATACGCCTCCCGGACAGAATATCAGTTATGCGCTTTATTACGAGAACTACACGGATAAATCACCCGTTCTGTCTTACGCCAGCTTGGAGTCGTCTGGACAATTTAACTATTTGCAACGGAGACAACTCTTTGGTGTAAGTGCGAACTTCCCTATCGGCGATTGGGCGATCGGAACGGAGTTGTCCTACCGTCCGCGGGATGCTGTTGCATTGTCGGGATGTTTCCTGGCAGGCGCGCCGGCCGATGCGAACACGAACCTGGCGAGTGGGCAGTGTGCAGCCTACAAAGATAATAAGAAATATCAATTTGATATCAATGCGCAGATCATCCTCACTAAAAGTACGTTTCCGCAACTGAAGCTGATCGGTGCAGACGCCGCCACGTTTACGGCGGAGCTGACCTACATCAAGTACCCAGGCGTGAACCCCAACAAACCGATTAATAGCACACTGAATGGTCAGTCGGTTTATCAACTCACAGATGCAGGTTATCAGACATGGCTTACCAATAATGCTGCATTGGGCTATCCAGTCGTGACCGGTCAAGGTACGTCGGATTCTGTGGGAGCCACGCTGGACTTCAATTGGACTTACGATGGTTCGCTGATTCCTGGATGGGCTGTCACACCAGGCGTGACGTTTTACGATGCCCTATATGGATATACACCCACATTCTCGGCAAATTATCTGCAAGGCGCCAAGTCGTTGAACTTCTACGTTCTGTTTAATCAGAATCCATCGGTATGGCAGGCAGGGGTAAACCTGACGCTTTACTATGGTGGTAACCAGCTATCACAGCCTTACTTTGACAGAAACTTTATTGGTTTTTTTGCGACCCGGAACTTCTAG
- a CDS encoding DUF1329 domain-containing protein, protein MKIRRAVVTLTISSFLSAGAGAVTPGEVARLGQDLTSVGAEKAANHDGSIPAFGGVDKPAAGWTYGKLREEYWTHKAEKPLFVIDASNVDKYADKLSAGQIETLKKIKGYTMPVYPTHRNCAVPDFVEKNTKDSALKAAIGKDQWSLESASLPSVPFPIPKDGIQVMWNWLVHYMGVGIEWPGATTYVSPRPGSDIPIVAEWNQIQYYPWAKPGGHSPQDEQGLMTAFYYGYLKPASLAGQALIQRFYYTKKTDSFYYFTGQRRVRRLPAYSYDAPLIGFENQYPADTTWVFTGSPDRFTWKLIGKKEVYVPYNSYAMQRFDTKVSTITGPMFIDPKMRRYELHRMWEIEGTVKEGERHATPKKTLYIDEDSWIVSIGDDYDTQGKIWKSKENFITPEWEINSCAPSASIYTDLQNGRYVFDMSTVGLGKDMRFYPPEYQDKRLMENFYTSESLGATSDR, encoded by the coding sequence ATGAAGATTCGGCGCGCAGTAGTCACGCTTACGATTTCGAGCTTTCTGTCCGCAGGGGCAGGAGCGGTCACGCCGGGAGAGGTTGCCAGGCTCGGTCAGGATCTGACCTCCGTGGGCGCTGAAAAGGCGGCGAACCACGATGGGTCGATTCCGGCATTTGGCGGAGTCGATAAGCCAGCAGCAGGCTGGACATACGGGAAGCTACGTGAAGAATATTGGACGCACAAGGCGGAGAAGCCGTTGTTTGTGATCGATGCCAGCAATGTCGACAAGTACGCCGACAAGCTATCAGCGGGCCAGATTGAAACCTTGAAGAAAATCAAGGGATACACGATGCCTGTGTACCCGACACACCGGAACTGTGCTGTTCCAGACTTCGTCGAGAAAAATACTAAAGATTCTGCGCTCAAAGCCGCGATAGGAAAGGATCAATGGTCTCTCGAAAGCGCGTCCTTGCCTAGCGTACCATTTCCAATTCCTAAAGACGGCATTCAGGTGATGTGGAACTGGTTAGTGCATTACATGGGCGTTGGAATTGAATGGCCAGGTGCGACGACCTACGTCAGTCCAAGACCTGGATCCGACATACCGATTGTTGCTGAATGGAATCAAATTCAGTACTACCCGTGGGCCAAGCCTGGGGGGCACTCGCCTCAGGATGAACAAGGTTTGATGACTGCTTTTTACTACGGTTACTTAAAACCCGCATCGCTGGCAGGCCAGGCTCTCATTCAACGTTTTTACTACACGAAGAAAACAGACAGTTTTTACTATTTCACCGGACAACGTCGCGTCCGTCGCCTACCGGCTTACTCTTACGATGCACCACTGATCGGATTTGAGAATCAATATCCGGCAGATACGACGTGGGTATTTACCGGTAGCCCGGACCGCTTTACCTGGAAGTTAATTGGAAAAAAGGAAGTCTATGTTCCTTATAACTCCTACGCAATGCAACGGTTTGACACCAAAGTAAGCACCATCACAGGCCCGATGTTTATCGATCCAAAGATGCGCCGTTACGAATTGCACCGCATGTGGGAAATCGAGGGGACAGTTAAGGAAGGCGAGCGCCACGCCACGCCCAAGAAGACTTTGTACATTGATGAAGACAGCTGGATCGTCAGTATTGGCGATGATTACGACACTCAAGGAAAAATCTGGAAATCCAAAGAAAATTTCATCACGCCGGAATGGGAAATTAATTCTTGTGCCCCTTCTGCCTCGATCTATACCGATCTTCAGAACGGTCGATATGTATTTGATATGAGTACGGTCGGTTTGGGAAAAGATATGCGCTTCTATCCGCCGGAGTACCAAGATAAGCGACTCATGGAAAATTTCTATACAAGCGAAAGTCTCGGCGCGACCAGCGATCGATGA
- a CDS encoding CoA transferase: MTAYRELPDAGTPSAIALVGLKVIEPGQLIVGPFAAKTLGESGVDVIKMEPPERSSQRDGDSLRCRHLLRNDRSLWCEPKSRNKRFVAIDLITPKGQKIIRRFVVAGRIYTAADVDNTVLVPKIRGAERALKRAVDDVSGVMSIFETRNTSFVKKIHGFVAQTTFL; encoded by the coding sequence ATGACAGCCTACCGCGAGCTTCCAGATGCCGGAACACCATCCGCGATAGCGCTCGTGGGCCTCAAAGTAATCGAACCAGGGCAGCTCATCGTGGGCCCCTTCGCGGCGAAGACATTAGGAGAGTCTGGTGTAGACGTCATTAAGATGGAACCTCCGGAACGTTCTAGCCAACGCGATGGTGATTCCCTGCGGTGCCGGCATCTTCTTCGCAACGACAGATCATTATGGTGTGAGCCAAAGTCCCGAAATAAGCGTTTTGTCGCAATTGATCTGATAACCCCCAAGGGGCAAAAGATTATCCGTCGGTTCGTAGTCGCGGGCCGAATCTACACAGCCGCCGACGTCGACAATACAGTCTTGGTGCCAAAGATACGGGGTGCAGAGCGAGCGCTCAAACGCGCCGTTGACGACGTCAGCGGCGTGATGTCCATCTTCGAAACGCGTAACACTAGCTTCGTAAAAAAAATACATGGATTTGTGGCGCAGACCACTTTTTTGTAG
- a CDS encoding carbon-nitrogen hydrolase family protein yields the protein MMLTYPKFKAATVHAAPVFLNRDATTDKVCSLIGEAARNGADLIVLPEAFIPAFPVWAAVWAPIYNHAMFRKMAANSVLANGAQMQRIAQEARKHGIFVSIGISEINPVSVGGLWNSNMLISDEGEVLNHHRKLVPTYFEKLVWAPGDGAGLKVCDTRLGKIGALICGENTNPLARYSLMAQGEQVHISSWPPIWPTEKPNPWASNYDIAAAVRIRAGAHSFEAKAFGIVSSGFMDQAMRDYLVDMDDTVAEILDNTPRSVSMFIAPNGKQIGQSLQDEEGILYGDIDIADCVEPKQFHDVVGYYNRFDIFSLTVNRTRHVPISFSPLALEDHSDADLAGQAPLDELAL from the coding sequence ATGATGCTGACCTACCCGAAATTCAAAGCCGCAACTGTCCACGCGGCGCCGGTATTCCTCAACCGCGACGCCACTACCGACAAGGTCTGTAGTTTGATCGGCGAGGCAGCGCGCAACGGCGCCGACCTGATCGTGTTACCGGAGGCGTTCATTCCCGCCTTTCCGGTCTGGGCCGCCGTGTGGGCACCCATCTACAACCATGCGATGTTCCGCAAGATGGCAGCCAACTCGGTTCTGGCGAACGGCGCACAGATGCAACGCATCGCGCAGGAGGCACGCAAGCACGGGATCTTCGTCTCCATCGGGATCAGCGAGATCAATCCGGTGAGCGTCGGCGGACTGTGGAACAGCAACATGTTGATATCCGACGAGGGCGAAGTGCTGAATCATCACCGCAAGCTGGTGCCCACCTACTTTGAAAAGCTGGTGTGGGCACCGGGCGATGGGGCGGGCCTGAAGGTGTGCGACACACGTCTCGGCAAGATCGGCGCGCTCATCTGCGGCGAGAACACCAATCCGCTGGCGCGCTACAGCTTGATGGCGCAGGGCGAACAAGTACATATCTCGTCCTGGCCACCGATTTGGCCCACCGAGAAACCCAATCCGTGGGCATCAAACTACGACATCGCTGCGGCGGTGCGGATTCGCGCAGGCGCACATTCGTTCGAGGCCAAGGCATTCGGCATTGTCAGCTCAGGGTTCATGGACCAAGCCATGCGGGATTATCTGGTCGATATGGATGATACGGTGGCCGAGATCCTCGACAACACGCCGCGCTCGGTGTCGATGTTCATCGCTCCCAACGGAAAGCAGATCGGCCAATCGCTGCAAGACGAAGAGGGAATCCTGTATGGCGACATCGATATCGCGGATTGCGTCGAGCCCAAGCAATTTCATGACGTGGTTGGCTACTACAACCGTTTCGACATCTTCAGCCTGACGGTCAATCGCACGCGACACGTGCCGATTTCTTTCTCGCCGTTAGCGCTCGAAGACCATTCGGATGCCGATCTGGCAGGGCAGGCGCCGCTAGACGAATTGGCGCTGTGA
- a CDS encoding LysR family transcriptional regulator, protein MQFQNLNWDDLKVFLDVARAGNISKSAKRLHIDHSTASRRISQLELALGSSLFERSRTGLILNELGGRLLSHVEAIESNILAIGDAVGAKELAHSGTVRIGTMEGIASLYFAERFMALQQRCSALKIELITSPQLLHVTRREADIFISFFRPEGRGMDSENIGKFRLHLYGAKDYLDQVGTPHCRADLGGHRFVGYIQDLIQVDTVRWLDEAIIAPNLVFRSSSMISQMHAASSGIGLVLLPTFATPEKLGLIRIELSDVHIEREIWLSVHPDLRYIPRVKMVVQYLGDQVQRDASFLLG, encoded by the coding sequence ATGCAGTTTCAAAATCTTAACTGGGATGACCTGAAGGTCTTTCTCGACGTCGCCCGCGCGGGCAATATTTCGAAGTCTGCCAAACGGCTGCACATCGACCACTCGACCGCCAGTCGCCGCATTTCACAGCTCGAATTGGCGCTGGGTTCGAGCCTTTTCGAGCGCAGCCGTACCGGCCTGATACTGAATGAACTCGGGGGCCGCCTGCTCAGCCATGTGGAGGCTATCGAAAGCAATATCCTGGCGATCGGGGATGCCGTCGGTGCCAAGGAACTGGCTCATTCTGGCACGGTCAGGATCGGCACGATGGAAGGGATTGCGTCGCTGTATTTCGCGGAGCGCTTCATGGCGCTCCAACAGCGCTGCAGCGCTTTGAAAATTGAATTGATCACGTCGCCCCAACTGCTGCACGTTACCCGCCGCGAGGCCGATATCTTCATCAGTTTCTTCCGGCCTGAAGGACGCGGTATGGATTCCGAGAACATCGGCAAATTCCGCCTGCACCTGTACGGTGCAAAAGACTATCTCGATCAAGTTGGCACGCCTCATTGCCGGGCCGACTTAGGGGGACATAGGTTCGTCGGCTACATTCAGGACCTGATCCAGGTCGATACCGTGCGTTGGCTAGACGAGGCAATTATCGCGCCGAACCTGGTTTTCAGGTCGAGCAGCATGATATCGCAAATGCATGCGGCAAGCAGCGGAATTGGCCTGGTCCTGCTGCCCACATTCGCCACTCCGGAAAAACTGGGGCTGATCCGGATTGAACTGTCCGACGTCCATATCGAGCGGGAGATTTGGCTTAGCGTGCATCCCGACCTACGCTATATTCCACGAGTGAAAATGGTGGTCCAATATCTCGGGGATCAGGTACAGCGCGATGCCTCTTTCCTGCTGGGCTAA
- a CDS encoding substrate-binding domain-containing protein: MKATETLIRRSMKLLGITALGLSCLMPLASQAQSQLSGKNFAYLTPGMDLAFWRAVSKGVTDTVKAQGGTITTFDSRNDASVQLKNAQDAIAQGVAGIVISPTDSSTAPSVLTLAARAKIPVVIADIGTNSGDYVSFIGSDNEKGAYETGKKLADAMKKKGWDKGGYGISSISLARQNGKLRTEGFRRAMKEAGIKEVALNQMQRYTADETFRFVQDMVTAHPDLRGVFVQTDVPSLGAARALSVARKQNDVALVAFDGIPDFVKMIQDGTLVASGMQQPYLMGEKSAEALIDYLAGKTPEKTITVPIVVVSKDNLQQQLPIIQKTVFGGEMK, translated from the coding sequence ATGAAAGCAACTGAAACACTGATTCGCCGCAGCATGAAACTGTTAGGTATCACCGCCCTCGGTCTGAGCTGTCTGATGCCGCTGGCCAGCCAAGCCCAGTCCCAACTATCCGGCAAGAATTTTGCCTACCTTACGCCGGGTATGGATCTGGCGTTCTGGCGAGCGGTGTCCAAAGGCGTCACCGATACCGTCAAAGCGCAGGGCGGCACGATCACCACCTTCGATTCGCGTAACGATGCATCGGTGCAGTTGAAGAACGCACAGGATGCCATCGCCCAAGGTGTGGCAGGCATTGTGATCTCGCCAACCGATTCTTCCACCGCACCTAGTGTGCTGACGCTTGCGGCACGCGCCAAAATTCCGGTGGTGATCGCCGACATCGGCACCAATTCCGGTGACTATGTGTCTTTCATCGGGTCCGACAATGAGAAGGGCGCTTACGAAACTGGCAAGAAGCTGGCCGACGCGATGAAGAAAAAGGGCTGGGATAAGGGCGGTTACGGCATCTCCTCAATTTCATTGGCACGTCAAAACGGCAAGCTGCGCACCGAAGGTTTTCGTCGTGCCATGAAGGAGGCCGGCATCAAAGAAGTTGCCCTGAACCAGATGCAGCGCTATACCGCAGATGAAACCTTCCGTTTCGTCCAGGACATGGTGACGGCACATCCTGATCTGCGTGGTGTGTTTGTGCAGACCGATGTACCAAGTCTGGGTGCTGCACGCGCACTGTCCGTGGCGCGCAAACAAAACGATGTTGCATTGGTAGCGTTTGACGGTATCCCTGATTTCGTCAAAATGATTCAGGACGGTACGCTGGTCGCCTCCGGCATGCAGCAGCCGTACTTGATGGGCGAGAAGTCGGCGGAAGCCCTGATCGACTATCTGGCTGGCAAGACGCCTGAGAAAACCATTACCGTGCCTATCGTGGTGGTCTCGAAAGACAACTTGCAACAGCAACTGCCGATAATCCAGAAAACGGTGTTTGGCGGCGAGATGAAGTGA